The Streptomyces sp. DG1A-41 genomic sequence GGGAGAAGACCCCGCCGATGCCGGGGCACCCGGACTGGAAGCCGGCCGCGCCCGCGAAGGTGGGTGCGCCCGCTGAGGCGGTCGCTCGATAACACGGTGACGAGACGCCCCGTGCCGTGCGACTATCTTCAGGTCGGCGCGGCACGGAGCGCCGGGAATCTCCCGGGGCGTTCGCGCGTTATGCCCGGTGACGGAAAGCTCGCAGCGCTCCGTCGCCGTAAACGGTTTCCCAGCTACGTAAGGATCCAATGACCTCCTCTTCTTCCCCTTCCCAGGACACCAAGCGCTTCGCGCACAGCCACCCCGAGGGTCTTCGGGCCGATGCCCTGATGGAAGAGGACGTCGCCTGGAGCCACGAGATCGACGGAGAGTGGGACGGCGACCAGCTCGACCGCTCCGAGCGCGCGGCTCTGCGCCGTGTGGCGGGCCTCTCCACCGAGCTCGAGGACGTCACCGAGGTCGAGTACCGCCAGCTCCGCCTGGAGCGGGTCGTCCTCGTCGGCGTCTGGACCTCGGGAACCGTGCAGGACGCGGAAAACTCCCTCGCGGAGCTCGCCGCCCTCGCGGAAACGGCCGGCGCGCTGGTGCTCGACGGTGTGATCCAGCGCCGCGACAAGCCCGACGCGGCCACCTACATCGGCTCCGGCAAGGCCCGGGAGCTGCGCGACATCGTCCTCGAGTCGGGCGCGGACACCGTCATCTGCGACGGTGAGCTCAGCCCGGGCCAGCTGATCCACCTCGAGGACGTCGTCAAGGTCAAGGTCATCGACCGGACCGCCCTGATCCTGGACATCTTCGCCCAGCACGCCAAGTCCCGAGAGGGCAAGGCGCAGGTTGCGCTCGCGCAGATGCAGTACATGCTGCCGAGGCTCCGGGGCTGGGGTCAGTCGCTGTCCCGGCAGATGGGCGGCGGCAAGGGCGGCGGCCTCGCCACCCGTGGTCCCGGTGAGACCAAGATCGAGACGGACCGGCGGCGGATCCGCGAGAAGATGGCGAAGATGCGCCGGGAGATCGCGGACATGAAGACCGGCCGCGAGATCAAGCGCCAGGAGCGCAAGCGCCACAAGGTGCCCTCGGTCGCCATCGCGGGCTACACCAACGCCGGCAAGTCCTCGCTGCTCAACCGCCTCACGGGCGCGGGCGTGCTGGTGGAGAACGCCCTGTTCGCGACCCTCGACCCGACCGTGCGCCGGGCCGAGAGCCCGAGCGGCCGGCTGTACACGCTGGCCGACACGGTCGGGTTTGTGCGCCATCTGCCCCACCACCTGGTCGAGGCGTTCCGCTCCACGATGGAGGAGGTCGGCGAGTCCGACCTGATCCTGCACGTGGTGGACGGTTCGCACCCGAACCCGGAGGAGCAGCTGGCCGCCGTGCGCGAGGTGATCAGGGACGTCGGCGCCACCGACGTACCCGAGATCGTCGTGATCAACAAGGCCGACGCGGCCGACCCGCTGACGCTCCAGCGGCTGATGCGTGTCGAGAAGCGGTCCCTGGCCGTCTCGGCCCGCACCGGCCAGGGCATCGACGAGCTGCTCGCGCTCATCGACAACGAGCTGCCGCGCCCGTCGGTCGAGATCGAGGCGCTCGTGCCGTACACGCACGGCAAGCTGGTCGCCCGTGCCCACGACGAGGGCGAGGTCCTCTCCGAGGAGCACACCCCGGAGGGCACCCTGCTCAAGGTGCGGGTGCACGAGGAACTGGCGGCGGAGCTCACGCCGTATGTCCCTGCGCCGGCGCTCTGACCCTTCCGCGTAGGCGCGTCTTCGACCTGAGCGGTCTGAGCGCGAGAAGGCCCGCTCCCTGTCCCGCAGGGAGCGGGCCTTCAGCATGCCTCGGTCATCGACCGCCGTGGGTCCTGCTCATGTTCTGTTGGAGCGCCTCGGCATCGCGGCCCAGCTGGGGACCGGCCAGCCAGCTGTTGTCGGCCGGGCCGATCGAGGTGTTGGAGACCAGCACGGACTTGCCGTTCAGCCCCCGGAACCAGCCGCCGCCGGACGAACCGCCGGTCATGGTGCAGCCGATGCGGTACATCGTCGGCAGGCTCGGGCTGAGCGAGAACCGGCCCGGGACGTCGATGTACTTGAACATCTTCAGGCCGTTGTAGGGCGGCGCCGCCGGGTAGCCCCAGGCGCCCATCTTCTCGGCCGCGGACGGCGCGGAGAAGTCCACGTCCAGGGCGGCACCGACCGTCTCCTCCAGGGACTTGGCGCTTTGCTCGGGCTTCGCGTGCAGCACGGCGTAGTCGTA encodes the following:
- the hflX gene encoding GTPase HflX codes for the protein MTSSSSPSQDTKRFAHSHPEGLRADALMEEDVAWSHEIDGEWDGDQLDRSERAALRRVAGLSTELEDVTEVEYRQLRLERVVLVGVWTSGTVQDAENSLAELAALAETAGALVLDGVIQRRDKPDAATYIGSGKARELRDIVLESGADTVICDGELSPGQLIHLEDVVKVKVIDRTALILDIFAQHAKSREGKAQVALAQMQYMLPRLRGWGQSLSRQMGGGKGGGLATRGPGETKIETDRRRIREKMAKMRREIADMKTGREIKRQERKRHKVPSVAIAGYTNAGKSSLLNRLTGAGVLVENALFATLDPTVRRAESPSGRLYTLADTVGFVRHLPHHLVEAFRSTMEEVGESDLILHVVDGSHPNPEEQLAAVREVIRDVGATDVPEIVVINKADAADPLTLQRLMRVEKRSLAVSARTGQGIDELLALIDNELPRPSVEIEALVPYTHGKLVARAHDEGEVLSEEHTPEGTLLKVRVHEELAAELTPYVPAPAL